A genome region from Planctomycetia bacterium includes the following:
- a CDS encoding DUF3168 domain-containing protein, with protein MTLEEAIQQRWESDVALTTSVPLERVYTSFVPADTKRPYVVVERRKNKPLLRASSGLSADVVEIVFVAEMSSYGSATTIAAAIADRFDSADFDAGEGRVVAMRRGEEVWKSDSKGTVRRELHYDVTLCRS; from the coding sequence ATGACGCTCGAAGAGGCGATTCAACAACGCTGGGAAAGCGATGTCGCGCTGACGACATCGGTGCCGCTCGAGCGCGTGTATACGAGCTTCGTGCCCGCCGATACGAAGCGGCCATACGTGGTCGTCGAGCGGCGTAAGAATAAACCGCTGCTACGTGCGTCGAGCGGCTTGTCCGCGGACGTCGTAGAAATCGTATTCGTAGCGGAAATGTCGAGTTACGGCTCTGCAACCACGATCGCCGCGGCGATCGCCGATCGATTCGACTCGGCCGACTTCGATGCCGGCGAGGGGCGAGTGGTCGCGATGCGCCGCGGCGAAGAGGTGTGGAAATCGGATTCAAAAGGGACTGTTCGCCGGGAACTTCATTACGACGTTACGCTTTGTCGATCTTAG
- a CDS encoding head-tail adaptor protein — protein MSSSLDLSNDFAVFDGAESVVIREPRPRSGEQTTAGLHRAVTLREIEASRGKYLAGDVRWHFPTSEVPACPVLGSTITDGEGRTWTILEANHETLGSRWRCTARAWEVAAELNDRVSILRASWTKTASGVPVANWIEVRRGLAARIQPAAQRRDDQAAPPTMRTTHRCFLADAIEFVADMRIRHDDALYEIRGVDDAERLDRGTILLLELVP, from the coding sequence ATGAGTTCGAGCTTGGACTTAAGCAACGATTTCGCCGTGTTTGACGGGGCGGAGAGCGTCGTGATCCGTGAGCCGAGGCCTAGATCGGGAGAGCAAACAACGGCCGGACTCCATCGAGCCGTGACTTTGCGAGAGATCGAGGCCTCGCGCGGAAAATACTTAGCAGGGGATGTTCGCTGGCACTTCCCGACTTCCGAGGTGCCCGCTTGTCCGGTGTTGGGATCGACGATCACGGACGGGGAAGGTCGAACGTGGACGATCCTCGAAGCGAATCACGAAACGCTCGGTTCACGCTGGCGATGTACCGCGCGAGCGTGGGAGGTAGCCGCCGAGCTCAATGATCGCGTCTCGATTCTACGAGCAAGCTGGACGAAGACCGCGTCGGGCGTGCCGGTTGCGAATTGGATCGAAGTCCGTCGTGGACTTGCCGCACGAATCCAACCGGCGGCACAACGCCGAGACGATCAAGCCGCACCTCCGACGATGCGAACGACGCATCGCTGTTTTCTTGCCGATGCGATCGAGTTCGTCGCCGACATGCGGATTCGTCACGACGATGCGCTGTACGAGATTCGCGGAGTCGACGATGCGGAGCGTTTGGATCGTGGAACGATCTTACTTTTGGAGCTGGTGCCATGA
- a CDS encoding phage portal protein, which produces MTTSNKASYSAGFEQRLAEAFDDLWSGVVDRNEPLFDDGDGAAWMMLGAKGGPAGSVMPGFADEHQLAAIRNECRALALSNEFAVNGHENRVSYIVGSGHTYRATGKKHRSTPPELVADVQSLLDEFVRVNRWHRRQQEIVLRNDRDGESFLRYFVGSGGMTFVRFVEPGQVYAPAEAVRDPSLSYGIATDHDDVETVHAYYIDGVPVDADEIQHRKSNVDANVKRGLPLYYPVRKNLRRAEKLLRNMSTVAEIQSAIALIRKHRTATRTAVQQYVAAQPDSVTASGSARPTTMRRFAPGTILDTYGNVDYDFPASALDASSYVAILQAELRAIAARLVMPEFMLSSDASNANYASTFVAESPALRMFERLQAEQIGDDREVLRRVVRNAIGAGRLPSETLNLVEIQIEPPSLAMRDVKSEADVRAVEYKHGILSPQTWCLLSGLDYDQEQTNLRDHTRRQSAAPNDADV; this is translated from the coding sequence ATGACGACTTCCAACAAAGCTTCCTATTCGGCAGGATTCGAGCAGCGACTCGCCGAGGCATTCGATGATCTTTGGTCGGGCGTCGTCGATCGCAACGAGCCGCTATTCGACGACGGCGACGGTGCTGCCTGGATGATGCTCGGTGCGAAGGGGGGGCCTGCGGGTAGCGTAATGCCGGGCTTCGCCGACGAACATCAACTGGCGGCGATACGCAACGAGTGTCGCGCGCTGGCGCTGTCGAACGAGTTCGCGGTCAACGGGCATGAAAACCGCGTAAGTTACATCGTCGGCAGCGGGCACACTTACCGTGCGACCGGAAAAAAGCATCGCAGCACGCCGCCCGAGTTGGTAGCCGACGTGCAGAGTTTGCTGGACGAGTTCGTGCGCGTCAATCGATGGCATCGACGACAGCAAGAAATCGTGTTGCGAAACGATCGCGACGGCGAATCATTCTTGCGCTATTTCGTCGGCTCCGGAGGGATGACCTTCGTGCGCTTCGTGGAGCCCGGCCAAGTCTATGCCCCGGCGGAAGCGGTTCGCGATCCGTCCCTTTCCTACGGCATCGCCACGGATCATGACGATGTCGAAACGGTCCACGCCTACTATATCGACGGCGTGCCGGTCGATGCCGATGAGATTCAGCATCGCAAGTCGAACGTCGATGCAAACGTCAAGCGAGGGTTGCCGCTCTATTATCCCGTGCGAAAGAATTTGCGACGAGCCGAGAAGCTGTTGCGCAACATGAGCACCGTGGCGGAGATTCAATCCGCGATCGCCTTGATTCGGAAACATCGGACGGCTACCCGAACTGCGGTGCAGCAATATGTGGCGGCTCAGCCGGATTCGGTGACTGCTTCCGGCAGCGCTCGTCCTACGACGATGCGCCGCTTCGCGCCCGGCACGATTCTCGACACCTATGGGAATGTCGATTACGACTTTCCGGCATCGGCGCTCGATGCTTCGAGCTATGTCGCGATCTTGCAAGCAGAGTTGCGGGCCATCGCGGCTAGGTTGGTGATGCCGGAGTTCATGTTGTCGTCCGATGCCTCGAATGCGAACTACGCTTCGACGTTCGTCGCCGAATCTCCTGCATTACGGATGTTCGAGCGATTACAGGCGGAACAAATTGGCGACGATCGAGAAGTATTGCGCCGCGTCGTGCGGAATGCGATCGGCGCAGGACGGCTTCCTTCCGAGACATTGAACCTAGTCGAGATTCAGATTGAGCCCCCTTCGCTCGCCATGCGCGACGTCAAAAGTGAGGCCGATGTGCGAGCCGTCGAATACAAGCACGGTATTCTATCTCCGCAAACGTGGTGTTTGCTCAGCGGGCTCGACTACGATCAGGAACAGACGAATTTGCGCGACCACACACGGCGACAATCGGCAGCGCCGAATGACGCGGATGTGTAA
- a CDS encoding ABC transporter ATP-binding protein — MVRVAVDVSCPIRRSFRVEQVAGMFDVPLAEKLSERFDVELPDEGEEWDIGLIVGPSGSGKSTIARHRFPAELYKNGDWPRDRAVIDFFDALPIKQATGLLTAVGFGSPPSWIKPYDVLSGGEKFRCDLARALAVGRHSSTDSNISEDSKSRPLVVFDEFTSLVDRNAAQFGSAAIVKAIRSSQVACRFIAVTCHYDVEPWLEPDWTLDMATGTLHRRRLRRPAIRLEVRRCPLEAWRLFARHHYLNGRLSWGARCYAAFWNGVPTALCAVLPMFATRGRWRITRLVTLPDYQGLGIGTRLAEAVGDLYLADGKRFGITTAHPSLLTHCRRSPRWRLNRIVRCGTRRNDRATSNYRGAAGRAVASFELLSEERTML; from the coding sequence ATGGTGCGAGTTGCCGTAGATGTCAGTTGCCCGATACGCCGGTCGTTTCGCGTCGAGCAAGTCGCCGGGATGTTCGACGTGCCGCTCGCAGAAAAGCTTTCGGAACGCTTCGACGTCGAACTACCAGATGAAGGCGAGGAGTGGGACATCGGTCTCATCGTAGGACCGTCGGGCTCCGGCAAGAGCACGATCGCGCGCCATCGATTCCCAGCCGAACTCTATAAAAACGGCGATTGGCCCCGCGACCGAGCGGTGATCGACTTTTTCGATGCATTGCCGATCAAGCAAGCCACCGGCCTGTTGACCGCCGTCGGATTCGGATCGCCTCCCTCTTGGATCAAGCCGTACGACGTCCTCAGCGGCGGCGAGAAGTTTCGTTGCGACTTGGCACGCGCTTTGGCCGTGGGTCGTCATTCCTCCACAGACTCGAACATCTCCGAAGATTCGAAGAGTCGCCCGCTGGTAGTGTTCGACGAATTCACGAGCCTGGTCGATCGCAATGCGGCCCAATTCGGCTCGGCCGCCATCGTCAAAGCGATTCGATCGAGTCAGGTCGCTTGTCGATTCATTGCCGTGACGTGTCACTACGACGTCGAGCCTTGGCTCGAACCGGATTGGACGCTCGACATGGCAACGGGCACGCTCCATCGGAGGCGTCTTCGGCGACCGGCGATCCGTCTCGAAGTCCGACGCTGTCCCTTGGAAGCTTGGCGATTGTTTGCGCGTCATCACTATTTGAACGGCCGACTGAGTTGGGGTGCTCGATGCTACGCGGCTTTTTGGAACGGAGTGCCGACGGCGTTGTGTGCCGTGCTGCCGATGTTTGCGACGCGCGGTCGTTGGCGAATCACTCGACTGGTAACCCTGCCCGACTATCAAGGCCTGGGGATCGGCACTCGGCTTGCCGAAGCGGTCGGCGATCTCTATTTGGCCGACGGCAAACGATTCGGCATCACGACGGCCCATCCCTCACTCTTGACGCATTGCCGCCGGTCGCCGCGCTGGCGCTTGAATCGGATCGTGCGCTGCGGAACTCGCAGAAACGATCGTGCGACGAGCAACTATCGTGGTGCCGCCGGTCGCGCCGTAGCGTCGTTTGAGTTGCTGTCGGAAGAAAGGACCATGCTATGA
- a CDS encoding S8 family peptidase has translation MSVRRRDRGLERPIRYRLPPFRVTAAYTQLSETIDWGLAMYHVPDHWRETAGRDVRVAVLDTGLELTHPDLRGAVDEVRDFTGSRFGAEDRVGHGTHTAGTIGARRNDVGVIGVAPECRLLIGKVLGDDGSGSDDVVAAGIDWAAQAGADVISMSLGSPVASSAIEDAVRRAVAAGKFIVCAAGNDGRLNSVNYPAKFDDTVAVGAVDRDGRICDFSSRGDEVDLCAPGQDVLSTYLRGGYAKLSGTSMATPFVSGVVALLLAKHRAYGGTTPVETPAQLIEHLQRTAIDAGPQGRDPAYGFGLIDPDAVLQDTPTTIAPMPSPVVDGPNNERFELGPLSINGRLGTLVFVPRDA, from the coding sequence ATGAGCGTGCGCCGTCGCGATCGAGGACTCGAACGACCGATTCGTTACCGATTGCCCCCGTTTCGCGTAACGGCGGCCTATACGCAGCTGTCGGAGACGATCGACTGGGGATTGGCGATGTACCATGTGCCCGACCATTGGCGCGAAACGGCCGGTCGCGATGTCCGTGTGGCCGTGCTCGATACAGGCCTCGAACTAACCCATCCGGATTTGCGCGGCGCGGTCGATGAAGTGCGCGATTTTACCGGCAGCCGTTTCGGGGCGGAAGATCGAGTCGGCCATGGTACGCACACGGCCGGCACGATCGGAGCGCGGCGCAACGATGTTGGAGTGATCGGTGTCGCTCCGGAATGTCGTCTGCTGATCGGCAAAGTTCTCGGCGACGACGGTAGCGGCAGCGACGACGTCGTCGCCGCGGGCATCGATTGGGCGGCTCAAGCGGGAGCCGATGTGATCTCGATGAGCCTCGGTTCACCCGTGGCGAGTTCCGCGATCGAAGACGCCGTACGCCGCGCCGTCGCAGCGGGCAAATTCATCGTCTGTGCCGCGGGCAACGACGGTCGCCTGAATTCGGTGAACTACCCGGCAAAGTTCGACGACACCGTGGCCGTCGGGGCCGTCGACCGCGACGGACGCATTTGCGATTTTTCCAGCCGAGGCGACGAGGTCGATCTCTGCGCACCGGGCCAAGACGTGCTGTCGACTTACTTGCGCGGCGGTTACGCCAAGCTTTCGGGCACAAGCATGGCGACGCCCTTCGTGAGCGGCGTCGTCGCATTGCTGTTGGCGAAGCATCGCGCATACGGCGGTACGACTCCCGTCGAAACTCCGGCGCAATTGATCGAGCATCTCCAGCGAACGGCGATCGATGCCGGTCCGCAAGGGCGTGATCCTGCTTACGGGTTCGGGCTGATCGATCCCGATGCCGTTTTGCAAGACACGCCGACGACGATCGCGCCGATGCCGAGCCCGGTGGTCGATGGACCGAATAACGAGCGTTTCGAGCTAGGGCCTCTCTCGATCAACGGTCGCCTCGGCACGCTTGTGTTCGTACCTCGCGATGCGTAA
- a CDS encoding endonuclease/exonuclease/phosphatase family protein, translating to MLPVFAVIGGWLLLQKYEIDGLNGLRLKPRGADTAVATKGTLPPVRPGDTVRIASFNIQVFGEHKLADARTTDALVRIIRKFDVIAIQEIRAKDPNFMARFMQLVNAGGFQYDCVIGPRLGRTDSKEQYAYLFDLTRIEIDRTSIYTISDPDDLLHREPLVAGFRARGAPQQEAFTFALVDIHTDPDETDGELNALDDVFRAVRNDGRGEDDVILLGDLNVDESHLGQLGALPYINYVVSGVPTNTRGDHTYDNIVFDRRATTEYTGSAGVLDVMREFNLTLDQALLVSDHLPVWAEFSVYEGGRPGNVAVNPQAPVEVGR from the coding sequence ATGCTGCCGGTCTTCGCGGTGATCGGCGGTTGGCTGCTGCTTCAGAAATACGAGATAGACGGCCTCAACGGCTTGCGGCTCAAGCCGCGCGGCGCCGATACGGCAGTCGCGACGAAAGGGACGCTTCCGCCGGTGCGCCCCGGCGATACCGTACGCATTGCGTCGTTCAACATCCAAGTGTTCGGCGAACACAAGCTTGCCGACGCGCGCACGACCGACGCCCTCGTACGCATTATTCGCAAGTTCGACGTCATCGCGATCCAAGAAATTCGCGCGAAAGATCCAAATTTCATGGCCCGCTTCATGCAACTCGTGAACGCCGGCGGCTTTCAATACGACTGCGTGATCGGGCCGCGACTCGGACGGACGGACAGCAAGGAACAGTACGCTTATCTGTTCGATCTGACGCGCATCGAGATCGATCGCACCTCGATTTACACGATCAGCGATCCCGACGATTTATTGCATCGTGAGCCGCTGGTTGCCGGGTTTCGTGCGCGAGGCGCGCCGCAACAAGAAGCGTTTACATTCGCATTGGTCGATATTCATACCGATCCCGACGAGACGGACGGCGAACTCAACGCGCTCGACGATGTGTTTCGCGCCGTGCGCAACGACGGCCGCGGCGAAGACGACGTGATCTTGCTCGGCGACCTTAACGTCGATGAATCGCATCTCGGTCAACTCGGTGCGTTGCCGTATATCAACTACGTCGTGTCGGGCGTGCCGACGAACACGCGTGGGGATCACACTTACGACAACATCGTGTTCGATCGACGAGCGACGACGGAATACACCGGCTCGGCAGGCGTGCTGGATGTGATGCGCGAATTCAACCTTACGCTGGATCAAGCGCTGCTCGTGTCGGATCATCTGCCCGTGTGGGCCGAATTCTCGGTTTACGAAGGAGGCCGGCCCGGCAACGTCGCGGTGAATCCGCAAGCGCCGGTGGAAGTGGGCCGGTAG
- a CDS encoding MogA/MoaB family molybdenum cofactor biosynthesis protein, whose amino-acid sequence MSLSSDKHHADAPRSVACAVITVSDTRTLADDTGGQTVIDFLTADGHQVAAREIVPDEPERIRALLAAFVDRSDIDAVLLTGGTGISSRDRTFETVAALLTKPLPGYGEIFRMLSYQEIGAAGMLSRAIGGVIERTIVLTMPGSPAGVRLAMEKLIVPELGHLVREATR is encoded by the coding sequence ATGAGCTTATCGTCGGACAAGCATCACGCCGATGCGCCCCGTTCCGTCGCGTGCGCCGTGATTACGGTCAGCGATACGCGGACCCTTGCCGATGATACCGGCGGCCAAACCGTGATCGATTTTCTGACCGCCGACGGACACCAAGTCGCGGCGCGCGAGATCGTGCCAGACGAGCCGGAGCGGATACGTGCGCTGTTGGCGGCGTTCGTCGATCGGTCCGACATCGATGCCGTGCTGCTTACCGGAGGGACCGGCATCAGCAGTCGCGATCGAACTTTCGAAACGGTCGCCGCCTTACTGACCAAGCCGCTGCCGGGCTACGGCGAGATCTTCCGCATGCTGAGCTATCAAGAGATCGGCGCTGCCGGAATGCTGAGCCGTGCGATCGGCGGCGTGATCGAGCGAACCATCGTGCTCACGATGCCCGGCTCACCGGCAGGCGTGCGCCTGGCGATGGAGAAGCTTATCGTGCCTGAGCTGGGGCACTTGGTGCGCGAAGCAACGCGATAA
- a CDS encoding HEAT repeat domain-containing protein yields the protein MITRSHIANISLAALFAAAAPFCSFATVASADEFVLASGGRISGEFLNADQSPRLTYEVKLFSGGGVVTFDREQVQDVVRRSPAETEYEIVRHQYPDTSAGQWALAEWCKEKKLTDLRKSHLERVIELEPNHENARAALGYNRLQGQWRTRAEHLSSLGKVQYKGQWRYPQEIEIIESKQKNEQAKQAWFGNLKRLRDKLGGTGSQAAVDGIVNIVDPAAVPALKQFMDKEDDAVTRKLYVRALAKIGTGAAEMILAERSLNDDSEEIRLTALDLLAASPQKSFVDYYIQQLHSADNEIVNRAGVALSRFKDPRSIAPLIDALVTKHKYSITTGNPGGGLSAGQGSGGAGLSTGSSTRVVTDEKQNQGVLESLVSVVGNKVNYRFDVQAWKQWYAGQKKMRLLDVRRS from the coding sequence ATGATTACCCGATCTCACATCGCCAACATTTCTCTCGCGGCGCTCTTCGCGGCAGCTGCGCCGTTCTGCTCGTTCGCAACGGTTGCTTCGGCAGATGAGTTCGTGCTCGCGAGCGGTGGTCGGATCAGCGGCGAATTTCTCAACGCCGACCAATCGCCCCGATTGACTTACGAAGTGAAGCTCTTCAGCGGAGGGGGTGTCGTCACCTTCGATCGCGAGCAAGTGCAAGATGTCGTACGTCGCTCTCCGGCTGAAACGGAGTATGAAATCGTGCGGCATCAGTATCCCGACACTTCCGCCGGCCAATGGGCGCTGGCCGAGTGGTGTAAGGAGAAAAAGCTCACCGACTTGCGCAAGAGCCATCTCGAGCGCGTCATCGAGCTCGAGCCCAATCACGAGAACGCTCGGGCGGCGCTCGGATACAACCGCTTGCAAGGACAGTGGCGAACGCGCGCGGAGCACCTCTCGTCGCTCGGCAAAGTGCAATACAAAGGTCAGTGGCGTTATCCGCAAGAGATCGAGATCATCGAAAGCAAGCAAAAGAACGAACAGGCCAAGCAAGCCTGGTTCGGCAATTTGAAACGCTTGCGCGACAAGCTCGGCGGCACCGGTTCGCAAGCTGCCGTCGACGGCATCGTCAACATCGTCGACCCTGCGGCCGTGCCCGCGTTGAAGCAATTTATGGATAAGGAAGACGACGCCGTGACGCGTAAGCTCTACGTGCGCGCGTTGGCGAAGATCGGCACCGGTGCGGCGGAGATGATCCTGGCCGAACGATCGTTGAACGACGACTCCGAAGAGATCCGCCTGACCGCGCTCGACTTGCTGGCCGCATCGCCGCAGAAAAGCTTCGTCGATTATTACATTCAGCAATTGCATAGCGCCGACAACGAAATCGTCAATCGTGCGGGAGTTGCTTTGTCGCGCTTCAAAGATCCACGCAGCATCGCGCCGCTCATCGATGCCTTGGTGACGAAGCACAAATACTCGATCACTACGGGTAATCCCGGCGGAGGTCTGAGCGCCGGTCAAGGGAGCGGCGGGGCCGGGCTCAGCACAGGCTCGAGCACGCGCGTTGTGACTGACGAAAAGCAAAACCAGGGAGTGCTGGAGTCGCTCGTTTCGGTCGTCGGCAATAAGGTGAACTATCGTTTCGACGTCCAAGCCTGGAAGCAATGGTACGCCGGGCAAAAGAAGATGCGGCTGTTGGACGTGCGGAGAAGTTGA